In the genome of Gammaproteobacteria bacterium, one region contains:
- a CDS encoding adenosine deaminase: MQAFIRDIPKAELHIHIEGSLEPELMFELATRNGIRLGFSSVEEVRAAYRFTDLQSFLDIYYEGARVLIEERDFYDLTWAYLERAQRQNVRHTEIFFDPQTHTDRGIPFETVITGIHGALVDARDRFGLSSRLILCFLRHLSAEAALKTLKQALPWKDRIVAVGLDSSERGNPPGRFASVFDRARAEGFFTVAHAGEEGPPAYIAEALDRLGVSRIDHGVRCTEDPELVRRLRGERIPLTVCPLSNVKLRVFDDMKAHNIRELMDRGLCVTVNSDDPAYFGGYVAENLLAVQEAFALSREEIYGLALNGFQAAFLNSGRRNELLDELETFYRDNEDRT, from the coding sequence TCATGTTCGAGCTGGCCACGCGCAACGGGATTCGGTTGGGCTTCTCCTCGGTCGAAGAGGTCCGTGCCGCCTACCGGTTCACCGACCTCCAGTCGTTTCTGGATATCTACTACGAGGGTGCCCGGGTCCTGATCGAGGAACGGGACTTCTATGACCTGACCTGGGCCTATCTGGAGCGGGCGCAGAGGCAGAACGTCCGGCACACGGAGATCTTCTTCGATCCGCAGACCCATACCGACCGGGGTATCCCGTTCGAAACCGTAATCACCGGTATTCACGGCGCACTGGTGGACGCGCGGGACAGATTCGGGCTCTCCAGCCGGCTCATCCTGTGCTTCCTCCGACACCTGAGCGCCGAGGCCGCGCTGAAGACGCTGAAGCAGGCGCTGCCATGGAAGGACCGGATCGTCGCGGTGGGTCTCGATTCCTCCGAGCGGGGCAATCCACCCGGCAGGTTCGCGTCGGTGTTCGATCGCGCGCGGGCGGAAGGATTTTTCACCGTGGCCCACGCAGGCGAGGAAGGGCCGCCCGCCTACATCGCCGAAGCCCTGGACCGACTCGGCGTGTCGCGAATCGATCACGGCGTGCGCTGTACCGAAGACCCGGAACTGGTCAGACGGCTGCGCGGGGAGCGCATTCCGCTGACCGTCTGTCCCCTATCCAACGTCAAGCTACGCGTCTTCGACGACATGAAGGCGCACAACATCAGGGAACTGATGGACCGCGGGCTCTGTGTCACCGTCAACTCGGACGACCCCGCCTATTTCGGCGGCTACGTCGCCGAGAACCTTCTTGCGGTGCAGGAGGCGTTCGCTTTGTCCCGGGAAGAGATCTACGGCCTGGCCCTGAACGGGTTCCAGGCCGCATTCCTGAACAGCGGACGAAGGAACGAACTGCTCGATGAATTGGAAACGTTTTATCGGGACAACGAAGATCGGACCTGA